The Triplophysa rosa linkage group LG25, Trosa_1v2, whole genome shotgun sequence genome window below encodes:
- the tm4sf4 gene encoding transmembrane 4 L6 family member 4: MCSGGFAKCLGITLLPLAVVCLLCNILLFFPGGKVADKSDDITDEVFFLGGIIGSGVLMIFPALVFLGLKNNDCCGCCGNESCGKRFAMFGSIIFAAVGVVGAGYSVIVSGVAINHGPKCFINDVNVTYPFENGNYLSNHSIWDACVKPLGIVTWHLTLFSILMVASLVQIGLCLFQVINGLIGTICGDCCGGSD; this comes from the exons ATGTGTTCTGGAGGCTTTGCCAAATGCCTGGGGATAACCCTGCTACCTCTGGCCGTCGTGTGTCTCCTCTGTAACATTCTGCTGTTTTTCCCTGGAGGTAAAGTGGCTGATAAGAGTGACGACATCACAGATGAAGTCTTCTTCCTGGGAGGAATTATCGGATCTGGTGTGCTG ATGATTTTTCCCGCTCTGGTCTTCTTGGGCTTGAAAAACAATGATTGTTGCGGCTGCTGTGGGAATGAAAGCTGTGGAAAACGGTTTGCG ATGTTTGGCTCCATTATCTTTGCTGCGGTCGGAGTTGTGGGCGCTGGTTATTCTGTTATTGTGTCTGGTGTGGCCATCAATCACGGACCCAAATGTTTCATTAATGATGTTAATGTCACATATCCTTTTGAGAATGG GAACTATCTGTCAAATCACTCAATATGGGACGCGTGTGTGAAACCGTTGGGTATCGTCACATGGCACTTGACCCTGTTCTCTATCCTGATGGTGGCGAGTCTGGTCCAGATTGGTCTGTGTCTGTTCCAGGTGATCAACGGTCTGATCGGCACCATCTGTGGAGACTGCTGTGGG GGCTCAGACTAA